A stretch of the Nitrososphaerota archaeon genome encodes the following:
- a CDS encoding glycosyltransferase encodes MPHLSDYSAIVGQKAVDEIRELGERLGGAKVIHVNSTRVGGGVAEILEKLIPLLRDCGLDAEWLVIQGDEKFFKITKDFHNALHGSPVAISQDGFDHYLKVNERNAEEMAVLNEADFVVIHDPQPAALIKYFPRRKGRWIWRCHIDVSTPDPYIWDFLKKFVTQYDAAVFHTDKFAKKDLLIRQFIVPPSIDPLSPKNKEMKQEEVEKILSKYGLDLKRPIISQIGRFDKLKDPEGVVKVYQQLKYPEGVVEFRRFLMGGDLFDITRLTSERIDCQLILAGGLAADDPEGEEVYRSVLQQAGGDKDVHIILLPPQSDVDINAMQRGSQVVLQKSLKEGFALTVSEALWKGTPVVGGNTGGIPLQIIDGVNGFLVNSVEEAAARVRFLLKNPKRAKEMGRAGIEHVRKNFLITRQVRDHLLMYLTLKYIPMKLVQL; translated from the coding sequence ATGCCTCACTTAAGCGATTACAGCGCCATCGTTGGACAAAAAGCGGTAGATGAGATAAGGGAGTTAGGTGAGCGGTTAGGTGGTGCTAAGGTAATACATGTGAACTCTACAAGAGTCGGGGGAGGTGTGGCTGAGATCCTTGAGAAGCTCATCCCTCTACTTAGAGACTGCGGGCTGGACGCTGAGTGGTTGGTCATACAAGGCGACGAGAAATTCTTCAAAATCACCAAAGATTTCCACAACGCGCTTCATGGGTCGCCTGTAGCGATCAGCCAAGACGGGTTCGACCACTATTTGAAGGTGAATGAGCGGAACGCAGAGGAAATGGCTGTTCTAAATGAAGCAGACTTCGTGGTCATTCATGATCCTCAACCAGCTGCTTTGATTAAATACTTCCCTAGGCGTAAAGGTAGATGGATTTGGCGATGCCATATAGATGTTTCAACACCAGACCCCTATATCTGGGATTTCCTCAAGAAATTCGTCACACAGTATGATGCTGCTGTCTTCCATACGGATAAGTTTGCAAAGAAGGATCTGCTGATAAGGCAGTTTATAGTACCACCTTCAATAGACCCTCTGAGCCCAAAGAATAAGGAGATGAAGCAGGAGGAAGTGGAGAAAATTCTTAGCAAGTACGGGCTTGATCTTAAGAGGCCGATCATATCTCAGATCGGGAGGTTCGATAAACTTAAGGACCCAGAGGGTGTAGTTAAGGTCTATCAGCAACTTAAATACCCTGAGGGGGTAGTAGAGTTCAGAAGGTTTCTAATGGGTGGCGACCTATTCGACATAACACGCTTAACCAGTGAGCGCATCGATTGCCAGCTCATACTCGCTGGAGGTCTTGCAGCAGACGACCCCGAAGGCGAGGAGGTATATAGATCTGTGCTGCAGCAGGCTGGTGGTGACAAGGATGTGCACATAATACTCCTTCCTCCACAATCTGATGTAGATATCAACGCTATGCAGAGGGGGTCGCAGGTGGTGCTACAGAAGTCTCTAAAAGAGGGGTTTGCTTTAACTGTGAGCGAAGCCCTTTGGAAAGGCACGCCAGTAGTTGGAGGTAATACAGGAGGGATACCGCTTCAGATAATAGATGGCGTAAACGGCTTCTTGGTTAATAGTGTAGAGGAAGCCGCTGCTAGGGTGCGTTTTCTCCTTAAGAACCCTAAGAGGGCTAAGGAGATGGGGAGGGCTGGTATTGAGCACGTACGTAAGAACTTCCTTATCACACGCCAAGTTAGAGACCATCTGCTAATGTATCTGACGCTCAAGTATATTCCGATGAAGCTCGTGCAGCTTTAG
- a CDS encoding metal-sulfur cluster assembly factor: protein MADLREKVLEALRNCYDPEIPINIVDLGLIYDLKIEDGDVKIKMILTAPGCPMGFFLVEQVKEAVLSVEGVKNVDVTLVNERWTPDRMSPEVRAGLGL, encoded by the coding sequence TTGGCTGATTTAAGAGAAAAGGTCCTTGAAGCCTTGAGGAACTGCTATGACCCAGAGATCCCGATTAACATCGTTGACTTAGGGCTGATCTACGATCTGAAGATAGAGGATGGAGATGTGAAGATAAAGATGATCTTAACCGCACCAGGCTGCCCAATGGGATTCTTCTTAGTTGAGCAGGTGAAGGAAGCTGTGCTCAGCGTCGAGGGCGTAAAGAATGTCGACGTAACTTTAGTCAACGAACGCTGGACACCAGATAGGATGAGCCCCGAAGTTAGAGCTGGTCTAGGCTTATAA
- a CDS encoding DNA-directed RNA polymerase subunit B, with translation MRQEKLDSWLILRDILETEGVARQHLNSYNEFVEKQLQSIIDEVGEIDIETQTTAYKVKFGRVRLGQPRVVERDGSISNITPLEARLRNLTYAAPIYLEMMVEENGIIKDVQFHHIGDLPVMVKSNLCVLSRLPEEQLIELGEDPKDPGGYFIINGSERVIIGLEDLSPNKILVDVEKQSGTTLYTARVYSSIIGYRSKLEVVLKQDGSIAVKLPTSPVELPFVIVMRALGVEVDKDIAEMVSLKPEIQDFLDVSFEKASDALTQHEALIYIGNRVAHGMLDELRIRRAETLLDWGLLPHLGKTANDRYTKAVFLGEVVCKLLELRLGWIQPDDKDHYGNKVIKFAGQLLADLFRTAFRNLVRDIKYQLERMGQRRGSNVISAAIRPGIITDKLRNAIATGNWGKGKVGITQLLDRTNYLSTLSHLRRIQSPLSRGQPNFEARDLHSTHFGRICPNETPEGSNCGLVKNLALSAIISIEVPQEEIVNRLYDLGVLSVKEASEDLKRNGCKVFVEGRFVGFVEDGATLAANFRALRREGQIHPHASIYYYEPKHPKASRRIYIHTSSGRVLRPLIVVKDGKPLLTEEHIKRIRTKEISWRDLLHMGVIELIDANEEENTYIAIKPEELTEKHTHLELHPAAILGVTASIIPYPEHNQSPRNTYEAAMAKQSLGFLSPTLLTTTYVRQHFLIYPQRQLVTTRAAELLNLNERPTGQNFVVAVLSFEGYNIEDAIILNKSSIDRGLARSFFYRIYEAESKQYLGGMKDNFEIPSPDANVRGYRGEKYYRLLEADGVVAHEAVVSGGDVVIGKTSPPRFMEEYKEFEIRGPYRRDTSISIRPSESGVADAIFFTENVDGEKMYKVRVRDLRIPEIGDKFASRHGQKGVVGVVFRQADMPYTEDGIVPDLIINPHAFPSRMTVGQFIESIAGKAAALRGYPADGTAFAGEPVEELAQILESYGFKRSGKEVMYDGRTGKRYVADIFIGIVYYQKLHHMVADKIHARARGQVQMLTKQPTEGRARGGGLRFGEMERDCLIAYGTSIVLKDRLLDEADKTEVYVCEECGLIAYYDVRSRKYVCRLCGEKANVSKVVMAYAFKLLLQEMMSLNIAPRLRLKEKV, from the coding sequence ATGAGGCAAGAAAAGTTGGATTCTTGGTTGATCCTTCGGGATATCCTTGAGACAGAGGGGGTTGCTAGGCAGCACCTTAACTCGTATAATGAGTTCGTTGAGAAGCAGCTACAGAGCATAATAGATGAAGTTGGGGAAATAGATATTGAGACGCAGACCACAGCCTATAAAGTTAAGTTCGGCAGGGTAAGGCTTGGTCAACCACGGGTCGTTGAGAGAGATGGCTCGATAAGCAACATAACACCTCTTGAGGCACGCTTAAGGAACCTAACGTATGCGGCACCAATCTACCTTGAAATGATGGTGGAAGAGAACGGCATCATAAAAGACGTGCAGTTCCATCACATAGGAGACCTACCTGTGATGGTTAAATCGAACCTATGTGTCTTAAGCAGGCTCCCTGAAGAGCAGCTCATAGAGCTGGGTGAAGACCCTAAAGACCCCGGAGGCTACTTTATAATAAACGGTAGTGAGAGGGTGATTATAGGGTTAGAGGACCTTTCACCGAACAAGATACTTGTAGATGTGGAGAAGCAAAGCGGCACCACACTCTACACTGCAAGAGTCTACTCCTCGATTATAGGCTACAGATCCAAATTAGAAGTAGTTCTGAAGCAAGATGGCTCGATAGCGGTTAAGCTGCCTACTTCGCCAGTAGAGCTGCCTTTTGTGATTGTGATGCGTGCACTTGGTGTTGAAGTTGATAAGGATATAGCGGAGATGGTGTCTCTAAAGCCTGAGATTCAAGACTTTCTTGATGTCTCATTCGAGAAGGCATCGGATGCACTAACACAGCACGAAGCTCTGATCTACATAGGTAACCGCGTAGCCCACGGTATGTTAGATGAGCTGAGGATAAGGAGGGCCGAGACGCTTCTGGACTGGGGTCTTCTACCACACCTAGGTAAGACGGCCAATGACCGCTACACCAAAGCGGTCTTCTTAGGTGAAGTGGTCTGTAAGCTGCTTGAGTTAAGATTGGGCTGGATTCAACCAGACGATAAGGATCACTACGGTAACAAGGTCATAAAGTTTGCAGGTCAACTCCTAGCAGACCTATTTAGAACAGCCTTCCGAAACCTCGTGCGTGATATAAAATATCAGTTAGAAAGGATGGGACAGAGAAGAGGATCTAATGTTATAAGCGCAGCGATAAGACCTGGAATAATAACCGATAAGCTGAGGAACGCGATAGCAACTGGTAACTGGGGTAAGGGTAAGGTTGGAATAACCCAGCTCCTCGACCGAACCAACTACCTCTCCACTCTGAGCCACCTTAGAAGAATTCAATCACCTCTAAGTAGAGGGCAGCCCAACTTCGAGGCAAGAGACCTCCACTCGACACACTTCGGTAGAATCTGTCCCAACGAAACGCCTGAAGGTTCTAACTGCGGCTTGGTAAAGAATCTTGCACTCTCAGCCATAATCTCAATAGAAGTGCCTCAAGAGGAGATTGTGAACAGACTATATGATCTGGGGGTTCTGAGCGTAAAGGAAGCTTCTGAAGACCTTAAGAGAAACGGGTGTAAAGTCTTTGTGGAAGGTAGGTTTGTTGGGTTTGTGGAAGATGGAGCTACGCTAGCAGCAAACTTCAGAGCACTTAGGCGAGAGGGGCAAATACACCCACACGCAAGCATCTATTACTATGAACCTAAGCATCCGAAAGCCTCGAGGCGTATTTACATCCACACGAGTTCTGGTAGGGTTCTAAGACCGCTCATTGTGGTAAAGGATGGTAAACCTCTTCTTACTGAGGAGCACATAAAGCGAATACGGACGAAGGAAATTAGTTGGCGTGATCTGCTACACATGGGTGTTATAGAGCTTATAGACGCGAATGAGGAAGAAAACACCTACATAGCCATTAAGCCGGAAGAGCTTACCGAGAAGCACACACATCTTGAACTTCACCCGGCAGCCATCTTAGGTGTGACCGCATCGATCATACCCTACCCAGAACACAACCAGTCTCCACGCAACACATATGAAGCAGCTATGGCTAAGCAGTCACTGGGCTTCCTCTCCCCCACACTCCTAACCACCACATATGTTAGGCAGCACTTTCTAATCTATCCTCAGAGGCAGCTCGTCACAACTAGGGCTGCTGAACTACTTAACCTCAACGAAAGACCAACTGGACAGAACTTCGTAGTAGCGGTTCTCTCATTCGAGGGGTACAATATAGAGGACGCCATAATACTGAATAAATCTTCAATCGACAGAGGCTTGGCTAGGTCATTCTTCTACCGCATCTATGAAGCCGAGTCGAAGCAGTATCTCGGCGGGATGAAAGATAACTTTGAGATACCATCGCCGGACGCTAATGTTCGTGGATACCGCGGCGAAAAGTATTATCGTCTACTCGAAGCTGATGGTGTCGTAGCGCACGAAGCGGTAGTCTCTGGCGGAGACGTTGTAATCGGGAAGACGAGCCCACCGAGATTCATGGAGGAGTACAAAGAATTTGAAATCAGGGGACCGTATAGGCGTGACACATCCATAAGTATTAGACCTTCTGAGTCAGGGGTCGCGGATGCTATCTTCTTTACAGAGAATGTAGATGGCGAAAAGATGTATAAAGTGAGGGTTCGTGATCTCAGAATACCTGAGATCGGTGACAAGTTTGCCTCAAGACACGGACAAAAAGGTGTCGTAGGGGTAGTCTTCAGACAGGCGGATATGCCTTATACAGAAGATGGGATAGTACCTGATCTTATAATCAACCCGCACGCCTTCCCGTCAAGGATGACCGTTGGGCAGTTTATAGAGTCCATAGCTGGTAAAGCTGCGGCGCTTCGTGGCTACCCAGCTGATGGCACGGCGTTCGCTGGAGAGCCAGTAGAGGAGTTGGCGCAGATCTTGGAATCATATGGGTTTAAGCGCTCTGGAAAAGAAGTTATGTATGATGGTAGGACCGGCAAAAGGTATGTGGCGGATATATTCATAGGAATAGTCTACTATCAGAAGCTGCACCACATGGTTGCTGATAAGATACACGCTAGAGCAAGAGGGCAGGTTCAGATGTTGACTAAGCAGCCTACGGAAGGTAGGGCGAGGGGAGGTGGTCTGAGGTTCGGAGAGATGGAGAGAGACTGCTTGATAGCCTACGGTACATCTATAGTCCTTAAAGATAGGCTTCTTGACGAAGCCGACAAGACGGAAGTCTATGTTTGCGAGGAGTGCGGGCTTATAGCATATTATGATGTGAGGTCTAGAAAGTATGTGTGCAGACTCTGCGGCGAGAAGGCGAACGTGTCAAAGGTTGTGATGGCTTACGCCTTCAAACTCCTACTTCAGGAGATGATGAGCCTCAATATAGCACCTAGGCTTCGGTTAAAGGAAAAGGTGTGA
- a CDS encoding glycosyltransferase, which translates to MHRTLSAWIPDDLSVDKNIWMLTFECQGLASVGGLGVAVYNLARALARKYRVRVFMPSHGRHLEPDIRLKYGFRRVGDYLVEGFRRGEDGKLYPYKIALERGVSDGVEYYLFSGADSETSRWLDNPIIYNDAVMFEKMSLFARGLRAYIDHLCVTGAFGDLPHLLHLHDWHTVPAGISAKQDLEERRYFCPTVFTIHLLNMRRSSWSYMGEGWCQIKDEAHFIWLNGKHHFKGGYREVWDLLAEGYFEKFGAYEADLLITVSYSYLEDILSFVGEGIRGKTGVIYNGCDWEYSTLLDDVFRTFGERIRSEFGVSEVRRWDMRRFLLTKALGEDKPFIRDEELRRLIHGFSGVGALQEGGTVKPFEEDGPLVLMTGRLDWQKGVDILLRSVPTVISKLPDTRFLLLLIPIHQTDLIYKVVYEAAKYIDNVRLIFGESKLFHLSYLSTDTYAMPSRWEPFGIAALEAMVCGAPVVGGGVGGLRETVLDIHEHREKATGMLIPPESPEALAEGLTNLLLIMKVDELACKGLNGEAKRYIDLITDPQISKMVLNNLKLGSLIRSNCIRRVTNYFRWSNAAEMAERCYNEARKMAEYRAWACFQ; encoded by the coding sequence ATGCATCGGACACTCAGTGCTTGGATTCCTGACGATCTCTCTGTTGATAAGAACATCTGGATGCTTACATTCGAATGCCAAGGTTTGGCTTCGGTTGGAGGGCTGGGGGTTGCGGTCTATAATCTAGCACGCGCTTTGGCGAGGAAGTATAGGGTTAGGGTGTTTATGCCTAGTCACGGTAGGCATCTGGAGCCAGATATTAGATTAAAGTATGGTTTCCGTAGAGTGGGCGATTATTTGGTTGAGGGCTTTAGGCGAGGCGAAGACGGTAAGCTCTACCCATATAAGATAGCTTTAGAGCGCGGAGTTTCGGATGGTGTGGAGTATTATCTGTTCAGCGGAGCCGATTCCGAGACAAGCCGATGGCTAGATAACCCAATCATTTACAACGACGCAGTTATGTTTGAGAAGATGTCGCTTTTCGCTAGAGGGCTTAGAGCATACATAGACCACCTCTGTGTAACTGGTGCTTTTGGTGATCTTCCTCATTTGCTTCACCTACACGATTGGCACACCGTCCCAGCAGGCATCTCAGCCAAGCAAGATCTGGAGGAAAGGAGATACTTCTGCCCCACAGTCTTCACCATACATCTGCTGAATATGCGGCGCAGCAGCTGGAGTTACATGGGTGAAGGATGGTGTCAGATTAAGGATGAGGCGCACTTCATCTGGCTCAACGGTAAACACCACTTTAAAGGCGGGTACAGAGAAGTCTGGGATCTCCTAGCAGAGGGATACTTCGAGAAGTTTGGAGCTTATGAAGCAGACCTCCTCATCACCGTCAGCTACTCGTATCTCGAAGACATCCTTTCGTTTGTAGGCGAAGGGATTAGAGGAAAGACTGGGGTGATCTACAACGGCTGTGACTGGGAGTATAGTACTCTGCTGGACGATGTGTTTAGAACGTTTGGGGAAAGGATTAGGTCTGAGTTTGGCGTAAGTGAAGTAAGAAGATGGGATATGAGGCGGTTTCTATTAACCAAAGCCCTGGGTGAAGATAAACCGTTTATTAGAGATGAGGAGTTAAGAAGGTTAATTCACGGTTTTAGTGGCGTAGGAGCGTTACAGGAAGGGGGTACTGTCAAACCGTTTGAAGAAGATGGTCCACTTGTGCTGATGACCGGGCGGCTGGACTGGCAGAAAGGTGTTGATATTTTGCTAAGATCTGTTCCTACCGTGATAAGCAAACTGCCAGACACAAGGTTTCTTCTACTACTAATACCAATCCATCAGACAGATCTCATATATAAGGTGGTTTACGAAGCAGCAAAATACATAGATAATGTGCGATTAATCTTCGGCGAGAGCAAACTATTCCACTTAAGCTACCTCTCTACTGACACATATGCTATGCCCTCGCGTTGGGAGCCATTCGGGATAGCTGCCCTTGAAGCTATGGTCTGCGGAGCGCCTGTTGTGGGTGGTGGTGTAGGTGGGCTAAGGGAAACGGTATTGGATATTCATGAGCATCGTGAGAAGGCCACGGGCATGCTTATACCACCAGAATCACCTGAAGCACTCGCCGAAGGTCTCACTAACCTCCTTCTAATTATGAAGGTTGATGAACTCGCGTGTAAAGGGTTAAATGGTGAAGCTAAGCGGTATATCGACCTAATCACAGACCCGCAGATCAGCAAGATGGTGTTAAACAACTTAAAGCTAGGCTCACTTATACGGAGCAACTGCATAAGAAGAGTGACCAACTACTTCCGCTGGAGCAACGCTGCGGAGATGGCAGAACGCTGCTACAACGAAGCGAGGAAGATGGCCGAGTACAGAGCGTGGGCGTGCTTCCAATAG
- the cdhB gene encoding CO dehydrogenase/acetyl-CoA synthase complex subunit epsilon, which yields MAAEPWQVAEIPGPVKAFVIQKPAVVLGMMKKAKRSILVAGHLSLQRLKEGTALDYALEIARAGGANVVATAHIIGEAKKRGYENVYSMSAMEIAGRLQDPEWKGLDGKGRYDLALFIGLPYYMAWTILSGLKHRATHLKTISIDRYYQPHATWSFPNLTDGAWEESLKAVRDLLRGAQR from the coding sequence TTGGCTGCAGAGCCTTGGCAAGTAGCTGAGATACCTGGTCCAGTTAAGGCGTTCGTAATACAGAAACCGGCGGTTGTACTAGGGATGATGAAGAAAGCAAAAAGATCGATCTTAGTCGCTGGGCACTTATCGCTGCAGAGGCTTAAAGAGGGCACCGCATTAGACTACGCCTTAGAGATCGCTAGAGCCGGAGGAGCTAATGTAGTAGCTACAGCCCACATAATCGGCGAAGCGAAGAAGAGAGGTTACGAAAATGTTTACTCTATGTCTGCGATGGAGATAGCTGGTAGGCTACAGGACCCGGAGTGGAAAGGGCTTGATGGTAAGGGAAGATATGATCTAGCATTATTTATCGGTCTACCCTACTACATGGCTTGGACCATCCTTTCAGGCTTAAAGCATCGGGCAACCCACCTTAAGACCATTTCAATAGACAGATACTATCAGCCTCACGCAACTTGGTCATTCCCTAACTTAACAGACGGTGCTTGGGAGGAGAGTCTAAAAGCTGTTAGAGATCTTTTAAGAGGCGCTCAGCGATAA
- a CDS encoding DNA-directed RNA polymerase subunit H, with protein sequence MLEEEVEKEKISGLRVTEHIYVPKHEILSEEEAQELLKRIHATPEQLPYICASDPVVRELGAKPGQILKITRRSETAGESVYYRYVVE encoded by the coding sequence ATGCTAGAAGAGGAAGTTGAAAAAGAAAAAATTAGCGGGCTCAGAGTAACTGAGCACATCTACGTCCCCAAACACGAAATACTATCTGAAGAAGAAGCACAGGAACTCCTGAAGCGAATACACGCAACACCGGAGCAACTACCTTATATCTGCGCCTCAGACCCAGTCGTCAGAGAACTTGGTGCGAAACCCGGTCAGATACTGAAGATAACACGCCGAAGCGAGACAGCTGGTGAATCAGTCTACTATAGGTATGTGGTGGAGTGA
- a CDS encoding geranylgeranyl reductase family protein — protein sequence MLERYDVIVVGGGVAGSVAARFAAQRGFRTLLVERYKTPRIKPCSGIQFRYFEKLLGARVPSEKLCSNKLYKVEMITPSEKVLKGKMEMLNFWRDVFDSWLNSLAADAGAEFSDHTRVIDFMDEEGVSVKLLTQNTVKEVRARYLIGADGMLSTIRRRLRPQDFDRRASGATVNYYFVGEANLDPNTLYMFYRKEFSPLMFAWVYLKDDKWVIGTGANENPLHYAKAFFDYVKERYRLRGAVVRREGFSSTLKSIVYFGEGNVLLVGDAAGLVDLYRGVGMDNAALSGRLAVKALIKAEEKCLEPAKIYGDLMKKVKRKIEINAKKQMKRLSSNEELERSLSPISMLKGGLYMLLAEQLNKLLPPEKLLFLPP from the coding sequence TTGCTGGAAAGATACGATGTCATAGTTGTTGGAGGCGGTGTTGCTGGATCTGTAGCAGCTAGGTTCGCTGCACAAAGAGGTTTTAGAACACTGTTGGTTGAGAGGTATAAGACGCCCAGAATCAAACCGTGCTCTGGAATCCAGTTCAGATACTTTGAGAAGCTTTTAGGAGCGAGGGTCCCTTCTGAGAAGCTCTGCAGCAACAAACTTTACAAAGTTGAGATGATAACACCATCTGAGAAGGTTTTGAAAGGTAAGATGGAGATGCTGAACTTCTGGAGAGACGTATTTGATAGTTGGCTTAATTCGCTTGCTGCTGATGCTGGTGCCGAATTCTCTGACCATACTCGTGTAATCGATTTTATGGATGAGGAGGGTGTATCTGTTAAGCTGCTCACACAGAATACTGTTAAGGAAGTTAGAGCTCGCTACCTAATTGGCGCTGATGGTATGCTCTCAACTATTAGAAGAAGACTACGCCCTCAAGACTTTGATAGAAGAGCTTCAGGCGCTACGGTCAACTACTATTTTGTTGGTGAAGCGAACCTAGATCCTAACACCTTGTACATGTTTTATCGAAAGGAGTTTTCACCTCTGATGTTCGCTTGGGTATATCTGAAGGATGACAAATGGGTGATAGGGACTGGTGCTAACGAGAACCCTCTGCACTACGCAAAAGCCTTCTTCGATTATGTTAAAGAAAGGTATAGGTTAAGAGGAGCGGTTGTTAGGAGAGAAGGTTTCTCCTCAACCCTAAAGAGCATCGTCTACTTTGGGGAAGGAAATGTTTTGCTGGTTGGTGATGCTGCTGGTCTAGTTGACTTATATCGGGGTGTAGGCATGGATAACGCTGCTCTAAGTGGCCGTTTGGCGGTTAAGGCTTTGATCAAGGCTGAGGAGAAGTGTTTAGAGCCGGCAAAAATATATGGGGATTTGATGAAGAAAGTTAAAAGAAAGATAGAAATTAACGCAAAGAAGCAGATGAAGAGACTATCCTCCAACGAAGAGTTAGAGAGAAGCCTCTCGCCTATAAGTATGCTTAAAGGCGGGCTCTACATGCTCTTAGCTGAGCAGCTAAACAAACTACTCCCACCTGAAAAACTACTATTCTTACCACCTTAG
- a CDS encoding SagB/ThcOx family dehydrogenase, translating to MASNILKLPKPRTKGLVSVEEAIAVRRSVREFSPTPISLEDLSQLLWAAQGVTEPESGGRSAPSAGATYPLEIFVFVKQGGVKEVEAGVYRYRPLDHSLIKVASEDRVRALMEAALYQEFICEAAVNIVIAARYERTTARYGGRGVRYVHIEVGHVGQNISLEAVSLGLGSVMVGAFNDSLVKKLIDEAAEPVYIIPIGYKR from the coding sequence TTGGCTTCCAACATACTTAAGCTGCCTAAACCTAGGACCAAAGGTCTGGTCTCAGTTGAAGAAGCGATTGCGGTTAGACGATCTGTAAGAGAGTTCTCACCAACCCCTATTTCGCTTGAGGATCTTTCACAGCTTCTATGGGCTGCGCAGGGTGTGACTGAGCCCGAATCTGGTGGTAGAAGTGCGCCGTCTGCTGGTGCTACTTACCCGCTTGAAATCTTTGTGTTTGTGAAGCAGGGTGGTGTTAAGGAGGTTGAGGCTGGTGTCTACAGATATCGCCCTTTAGACCACTCTTTGATTAAAGTGGCTTCTGAAGATAGGGTTAGGGCACTTATGGAGGCTGCGCTTTATCAAGAGTTTATATGCGAAGCTGCTGTGAACATCGTTATCGCCGCAAGATACGAGAGGACAACAGCGCGCTACGGTGGTAGAGGTGTTAGGTATGTGCATATCGAGGTGGGGCACGTTGGTCAAAACATAAGTTTGGAGGCTGTCAGCTTAGGGTTAGGTTCTGTTATGGTTGGTGCTTTTAATGATAGCTTGGTGAAGAAGTTGATAGACGAAGCAGCAGAGCCGGTATACATAATACCAATAGGATATAAGCGGTAA